One genomic segment of Burkholderia pyrrocinia includes these proteins:
- a CDS encoding helix-turn-helix transcriptional regulator: MTALTPAASHSDRYRHDAHVARIREVRPGLRIHSDDATDEFDAVMSGQCSPGLHLVLLLEGALDVSYGDRRVVLTTDGRRTGRADREAARSAVRMQSFLLNAVEPDTFRRRLSKGGYARRLSLAMSGEWLGHLQAASRGVLPEQLGAMLSAHLAIRFWQPTPRATALAEQIVRPPAYQPMLQAIYLESRVLELLAEAFTPLETDAAQAADASLGSRDYRRMAELRAFLASDAAQELSLDDIARHAGMSANAMQRQFRAAYGTTVFDFVREHHLQRARLALERDAMSVKQAAALAGYTSAANFATAYKRRFGVTPTLARRSDRR, from the coding sequence ATGACAGCGCTGACGCCAGCCGCTTCCCATTCCGATCGCTATCGACACGACGCGCACGTCGCGCGGATCCGCGAGGTGCGGCCCGGGCTGCGGATCCATTCGGACGACGCAACAGACGAATTCGACGCCGTGATGTCGGGGCAGTGTTCGCCGGGCCTGCATCTCGTGCTGCTGCTCGAGGGCGCGCTCGACGTGTCGTACGGCGACCGGCGCGTGGTGTTGACGACGGACGGGCGCCGCACCGGCCGCGCGGACCGCGAAGCCGCGCGGTCCGCGGTGCGGATGCAGTCGTTCCTGCTCAACGCGGTCGAGCCGGACACGTTCCGCAGGCGGCTCAGCAAGGGCGGTTACGCGCGGCGGCTGAGCCTCGCGATGTCGGGCGAATGGCTCGGCCATCTGCAGGCGGCCAGCCGAGGCGTCCTGCCGGAACAGCTCGGTGCGATGCTGTCCGCGCATCTCGCGATCCGCTTCTGGCAGCCGACGCCGCGCGCGACGGCGCTCGCCGAACAGATCGTGCGGCCGCCCGCCTATCAGCCGATGCTGCAGGCAATCTACCTGGAGAGCCGCGTACTCGAACTGCTCGCCGAGGCGTTCACGCCGCTCGAGACCGACGCGGCGCAGGCGGCGGACGCGTCGCTCGGCTCGCGCGACTATCGCCGGATGGCCGAGCTGCGCGCGTTCCTCGCGAGCGACGCGGCGCAGGAACTGTCGCTCGACGACATCGCGCGGCACGCCGGGATGAGCGCGAACGCGATGCAGCGCCAGTTCCGTGCGGCCTACGGCACGACCGTGTTCGACTTCGTCCGCGAACATCATCTGCAACGCGCGCGGCTCGCGCTCGAGCGCGACGCGATGAGCGTCAAGCAGGCCGCGGCGCTGGCCGGCTACACGAGCGCCGCGAATTTCGCGACGGCCTACAAGCGCCGCTTCGGCGTCACGCCGACGCTCGCGCGACGCAGCGACCGGCGCTGA
- a CDS encoding MFS transporter, with amino-acid sequence MSTTSADSLPTPADAGVSLLPLLLVNFAMVAGTYAFVTIAGPMARRMHLEPLHVGAIIGIVGLVWMIAAPRWGRVADTRGRLPAMRAAIGGFVASSLLLAGYVGWALRDGGSAVPPVWVGFVALLVTRAAMGGCYAGLPVAATAWIADRTSATGRAAAIARFGAAGAIGMVLAPPLAGWLAGFDMTLALAVFALLPLAGLAGLRRLRDDGAHAVRQAPPRLKPTDPRVRLPWCSAFALYSAVMIANSVLGFYVIDRLHVRTGDASMVVGYALGSAGIGLIATQSLVGRLRAVEPLQWLRWGALAGGAGFVSALAAQAAHPLLLCASYFVAACGMGAAFPAVAALASTRVEAHEQAACAGTMSMAQGLSMVVAPLAGTTLYELHPAAPFASIGMVLAVVFVATCGTGARAPAA; translated from the coding sequence ATGTCGACGACTTCCGCTGACTCCCTGCCCACGCCGGCCGATGCCGGCGTGTCTCTCCTGCCGCTGCTGCTCGTCAATTTCGCGATGGTGGCCGGCACCTATGCGTTCGTCACGATCGCCGGACCGATGGCGCGGCGCATGCATCTCGAACCGCTGCACGTCGGCGCGATCATCGGCATCGTCGGGCTCGTGTGGATGATCGCCGCGCCGCGCTGGGGGCGCGTGGCGGACACGCGCGGGCGGCTGCCGGCGATGCGCGCGGCGATCGGCGGCTTCGTTGCGAGTTCGCTGCTGCTGGCCGGCTACGTCGGCTGGGCGTTGCGCGACGGCGGCAGCGCCGTGCCGCCGGTGTGGGTGGGCTTTGTCGCGCTGCTCGTCACGCGCGCGGCGATGGGCGGCTGCTACGCGGGGCTGCCCGTCGCGGCCACGGCGTGGATCGCGGACCGGACGTCGGCCACGGGGCGCGCGGCAGCGATCGCGCGATTCGGCGCGGCGGGCGCGATCGGGATGGTGCTCGCGCCGCCGCTCGCGGGCTGGCTGGCCGGATTCGACATGACGCTCGCGCTCGCCGTTTTCGCGCTGCTGCCGCTCGCCGGACTTGCGGGGCTGCGACGGCTGCGCGACGACGGCGCGCATGCGGTGCGGCAGGCGCCGCCCCGGCTGAAGCCGACCGATCCGCGCGTGCGCCTGCCGTGGTGCAGCGCGTTCGCGCTGTACAGCGCGGTGATGATCGCGAACAGCGTGCTCGGCTTTTACGTGATCGACCGGCTGCACGTGCGAACGGGCGACGCGTCGATGGTGGTCGGCTACGCGCTCGGCAGCGCCGGCATCGGGCTGATCGCGACGCAGTCGCTGGTCGGCCGCCTGCGTGCGGTCGAGCCGCTCCAATGGCTGCGCTGGGGCGCGCTGGCGGGTGGCGCGGGGTTCGTGTCGGCGCTGGCCGCGCAGGCCGCGCACCCGCTGCTGCTGTGCGCGAGCTACTTCGTGGCGGCGTGCGGGATGGGCGCCGCATTTCCCGCGGTCGCGGCGCTCGCGAGCACGCGCGTCGAAGCGCACGAGCAGGCCGCGTGTGCGGGCACGATGTCGATGGCGCAAGGGCTCAGCATGGTCGTCGCGCCGCTGGCCGGCACGACGCTGTACGAACTGCATCCGGCGGCGCCGTTCGCGTCGATCGGCATGGTGCTCGCGGTCGTATTCGTCGCGACATGCGGCACCGGGGCACGCGCGCCGGCGGCGTGA
- a CDS encoding phosphopantetheine-binding protein, protein MLACDVAEAIPHADAPLAARVNDALRRARADGHVGAAVVGAVPFDVDAPAVLRVARTMLRARPLDAQRAAGPAGTRYATREVPSADAYADAVADFSEREHRMALDYVAGRCGMAVTTDALVGVAPADDAAPMLAAIAAQVARSLRMPAADLREHDNLVDCGLDSIRMMTLVEQWRAQGYDVTFVQLAEQPTLGAWTRVLQRAAQVSA, encoded by the coding sequence TTGCTGGCCTGCGATGTCGCGGAGGCGATCCCGCATGCGGACGCACCGCTCGCGGCGCGTGTGAACGACGCGTTGCGCCGTGCGCGGGCCGACGGTCACGTGGGCGCGGCGGTCGTCGGTGCGGTACCGTTCGACGTCGACGCGCCGGCCGTGCTGCGGGTCGCGCGCACGATGCTGCGCGCGCGGCCGCTCGACGCGCAGCGGGCAGCCGGGCCGGCCGGCACGCGCTACGCGACGCGCGAGGTGCCGTCGGCGGACGCGTATGCCGACGCGGTCGCGGATTTCTCCGAGCGCGAGCACCGCATGGCGCTCGACTACGTGGCAGGCCGCTGCGGAATGGCGGTGACCACGGACGCGCTCGTCGGCGTCGCGCCGGCGGACGATGCGGCACCGATGCTCGCCGCGATCGCGGCGCAGGTCGCCCGCAGCCTGCGGATGCCGGCCGCCGACCTGCGCGAGCACGACAACCTGGTCGATTGCGGGCTCGATTCGATCCGGATGATGACGCTCGTCGAGCAGTGGCGCGCGCAAGGCTACGACGTCACGTTCGTCCAGCTCGCCGAACAGCCGACGCTCGGCGCATGGACGCGGGTGCTGCAGCGCGCGGCGCAGGTGAGCGCATGA
- a CDS encoding TonB-dependent receptor domain-containing protein, with protein sequence MSSQAASFALKPVVVAGLYLMGASCAWAQTPDTTAEPAAASSVAARSAAAKPDDPAKPAEAAPPEAAADPAALKEIVVTASRREQAIREAPASISVISRENIDAKPYTSVAEIVANVEGVSVVGASPNDQDISIRGMPGEYTLILVDGRRQNTRETMNRGTAGVQSNLMPPLSAIERIEVVRGPMSSLYGADAMGGVINVITRKVPKRWGGTITAGSVWQLESNQGDTQSVDFWLGGPLKSDVLGLQASGRLLHRGEDDIYYPNSGTGGANGQRIGSFDVKLSAKPASNQDVSVNIGREQLTYLSTPGKSAAPLTPRTAATALTETRHVRDYWGITHDGRWGFGDTTVSLYGERGVQDQWTPAGRSPVKPALTDTILEAKAAVPWWGERNILTVGGQHIWSRLSGVSVQDAVPKGHGVNADRVTRNAWALFGENDYFFNDRFTLTTGVRLDHDDRYGSHVSPRIYGVYQLSKTWTVRGGVSTGFRPPSLRQSTAGYCMTSGGAAGATPGTLCGNPDLKPETSLTEELGVRYDLGDTYAGLTLFNNLFKNKVASYDTGKPDPRSPGRNIYVYDNIDRVKLYGLEIGAGTRLSRTLKVSGAYTLTESRREGSGEKAFNGSSLDGFPLDKTPKHKFNVQVDWTPTAKLDLYAAANYSGSEYWAAFRNGAQGVRERPSTTTFDLGGRYRIDKRFSVNFAVLNLTNKMVPIDDRTRTTGLSGNWLVDQGRRIAVSLTAEM encoded by the coding sequence ATGTCGAGTCAAGCTGCAAGCTTTGCGTTGAAGCCGGTCGTCGTTGCCGGCCTGTATCTGATGGGTGCGTCGTGCGCGTGGGCGCAGACGCCTGACACAACGGCGGAACCCGCCGCCGCGTCCTCCGTCGCCGCCCGATCCGCCGCCGCCAAACCAGACGACCCGGCGAAGCCGGCCGAAGCCGCGCCGCCGGAGGCCGCCGCCGATCCGGCCGCGCTGAAGGAGATTGTCGTCACGGCGAGCCGCCGCGAGCAGGCGATCCGCGAGGCACCCGCGAGCATTTCGGTGATCAGCCGGGAAAACATCGACGCGAAGCCGTATACGTCAGTCGCCGAGATCGTCGCCAACGTCGAGGGCGTGAGCGTCGTCGGTGCATCGCCGAACGACCAGGACATCTCGATTCGCGGGATGCCGGGCGAGTACACGCTGATCCTCGTCGACGGCCGCCGCCAGAACACGCGCGAAACGATGAACCGCGGCACGGCCGGCGTGCAGTCGAACCTGATGCCGCCGCTGTCCGCGATCGAGCGGATCGAGGTCGTGCGCGGGCCGATGTCGTCGCTGTACGGCGCCGACGCGATGGGCGGCGTGATCAACGTGATCACGCGCAAGGTGCCGAAGCGCTGGGGCGGCACGATCACGGCCGGCAGTGTGTGGCAGCTCGAATCGAACCAGGGCGACACGCAGAGCGTCGACTTCTGGCTCGGCGGCCCGCTGAAATCCGACGTGCTCGGGCTGCAGGCGTCGGGGCGTCTCCTGCATCGCGGCGAAGACGACATCTACTACCCGAACAGCGGAACGGGCGGGGCGAACGGGCAGCGGATCGGCAGCTTCGACGTGAAGCTGTCCGCGAAACCCGCGAGCAACCAGGACGTGAGCGTGAACATCGGGCGCGAGCAGCTCACCTATCTCAGCACGCCGGGCAAGAGCGCCGCGCCGCTCACGCCGCGCACGGCGGCCACCGCGCTTACGGAGACGCGTCATGTCCGCGATTACTGGGGCATCACGCACGACGGCCGCTGGGGCTTCGGCGACACGACGGTGTCGCTGTACGGCGAGCGCGGCGTGCAGGACCAGTGGACGCCGGCCGGGCGTTCGCCGGTGAAGCCTGCGCTGACCGACACGATCCTCGAAGCCAAGGCCGCGGTGCCGTGGTGGGGCGAGCGCAACATCCTGACCGTGGGCGGCCAGCACATCTGGTCGAGGCTGTCGGGCGTCAGCGTGCAGGACGCGGTGCCGAAAGGGCATGGGGTCAATGCGGATCGCGTCACACGCAACGCGTGGGCGCTGTTCGGCGAGAACGACTACTTCTTCAACGACCGCTTCACGCTGACGACCGGCGTGCGACTCGATCACGACGACCGCTACGGCAGCCACGTGAGCCCGCGCATCTACGGCGTGTACCAGCTCAGCAAGACGTGGACGGTGCGCGGCGGCGTATCGACCGGTTTCCGTCCGCCGTCGCTGCGCCAGAGCACGGCCGGCTACTGCATGACGTCGGGCGGCGCGGCGGGCGCGACGCCCGGCACGCTGTGCGGCAATCCGGATCTCAAGCCGGAGACGAGCCTGACCGAGGAGCTCGGCGTGCGCTACGACCTGGGCGACACGTACGCGGGCCTGACGCTGTTCAACAACCTGTTCAAGAACAAGGTGGCGAGCTACGACACGGGCAAGCCCGATCCGCGCTCGCCGGGCCGCAACATCTACGTGTACGACAACATCGACCGGGTCAAGCTGTACGGGCTCGAGATCGGCGCGGGCACGCGCCTGTCGCGCACGCTGAAGGTGTCGGGCGCATATACGCTGACCGAATCGCGCCGCGAGGGCAGCGGCGAGAAGGCGTTCAACGGCAGCTCGCTCGACGGCTTTCCGCTCGACAAGACGCCGAAGCACAAATTCAACGTGCAGGTCGACTGGACGCCGACGGCCAAGCTCGATCTCTACGCGGCGGCGAACTACAGCGGCAGCGAATACTGGGCCGCGTTCCGCAACGGCGCGCAGGGCGTGCGCGAGCGGCCGTCGACGACGACCTTCGATCTCGGCGGGCGCTACCGGATCGACAAGCGTTTCTCCGTCAATTTCGCGGTGCTGAACCTGACCAACAAGATGGTGCCGATCGACGATCGCACGCGCACGACCGGGCTGAGCGGCAACTGGCTCGTCGACCAGGGGCGCCGCATCGCGGTGAGCCTGACCGCGGAAATGTGA
- a CDS encoding alpha/beta hydrolase, which yields MRMPTSSMRRSLLVAGLAGPLAPACAADAPAWPGFDAAPPVFVPNSRQFDVTIAGRTRRLFVALPADRSGSAPHPVLTVLDGNALFPLAAQLTRNRRAQPDGSRDAEAVVIGIGYPVDGPYDMAARADDYTLAPLPNGRGVVADRFLDFIEHDVQPWLARQLPVDPERQTLFGHSYGGLLTLYAMLTRAHLFRRYVAASPSIWWGERTLLPYADRFAVQTAPLAPPLRVLVTAGSLEEGVPNPDAERMRRQQARKQVSSARDFVARVGGRPGLDAAFRLIDGEDHGGVVLPSLALASRVVFEPASGAAA from the coding sequence ATGCGGATGCCCACCTCCTCCATGCGCCGCTCCCTGCTCGTCGCCGGCTTGGCCGGCCCGCTCGCGCCCGCGTGTGCCGCCGATGCACCTGCCTGGCCCGGCTTCGACGCCGCGCCGCCGGTCTTCGTGCCGAACAGCCGCCAGTTCGACGTGACGATCGCCGGCCGCACGCGGCGTCTGTTCGTCGCGTTGCCGGCCGACCGTTCCGGCTCGGCCCCCCATCCGGTGCTCACCGTGCTCGACGGCAATGCACTGTTCCCGCTCGCGGCGCAGCTCACCCGCAATCGTCGCGCGCAGCCGGACGGCTCGCGCGACGCCGAGGCCGTCGTGATCGGCATCGGCTATCCGGTCGACGGACCCTACGACATGGCCGCGCGCGCGGACGACTACACGCTCGCGCCGTTGCCGAACGGCCGCGGCGTCGTCGCGGACCGCTTTCTCGACTTCATCGAGCACGACGTGCAGCCGTGGCTCGCCCGCCAGTTGCCGGTCGATCCCGAGCGGCAGACGCTGTTCGGCCACTCGTACGGCGGCCTGCTGACGCTGTACGCGATGCTCACGCGCGCGCACCTGTTTCGGCGCTACGTGGCCGCGAGCCCGTCGATCTGGTGGGGCGAGCGCACGCTGCTGCCCTATGCCGACCGGTTCGCCGTGCAAACCGCCCCGCTCGCACCACCGCTGCGCGTCCTCGTGACCGCAGGCAGCCTCGAGGAAGGTGTACCGAACCCCGACGCCGAACGGATGCGCCGCCAGCAGGCCCGCAAGCAGGTCAGTTCCGCCCGCGACTTCGTCGCGCGCGTAGGCGGCCGCCCAGGGCTCGACGCCGCGTTTCGGCTGATCGACGGCGAGGATCACGGCGGCGTCGTGCTGCCGAGCCTCGCGCTTGCGTCACGCGTGGTTTTCGAGCCCGCGTCCGGAGCGGCCGCATGA
- a CDS encoding ABC transporter substrate-binding protein, translated as MWAMLGVWLCGWLVMHAAHADTTTVTDLAGRQVRIPARVERVLLGEGRLLPALAVVDSDDPTRRLVGMMGDFEQLDPASYAQWLARFPHLKDVPRIGRSQSGSFSDERALALRPQVAIFGLGGGHGPGERDRETLARLEAAGVAIVFVDFRHDPLANTPRSIALLGQILGSPQRAAEFNAYWQQQLDLVRTRLATARPAAPSVFLESRVGLSGDCCDTMTGMMGHLLDAAGGNNVATGRVPGEHGTLNPEYVLSRQPDFYIGTAIGSLQTLQSAPQRIALGAGVPRDAAVRSLDRSLKRPQLAPLRAVRERRAYAIWHHFYNSPFNVVAVQAMAKWLHPALFADLDPRTTFDTMVRRFQPIPLQGEYWVQEGS; from the coding sequence ATGTGGGCCATGCTGGGCGTATGGCTGTGCGGCTGGCTCGTGATGCATGCCGCGCACGCGGACACGACGACCGTCACCGACCTGGCCGGGCGGCAGGTCCGGATTCCCGCGCGCGTCGAGCGCGTGCTGCTCGGCGAGGGCCGCCTGCTGCCGGCGCTGGCGGTGGTCGACAGCGACGATCCGACGCGCCGCCTCGTCGGCATGATGGGGGATTTCGAGCAACTCGATCCCGCGAGCTACGCGCAATGGCTCGCGCGCTTCCCGCACCTGAAGGACGTGCCGCGCATTGGACGCTCGCAGTCCGGCAGCTTCAGCGACGAGCGCGCGCTCGCGCTGCGTCCGCAGGTCGCGATCTTCGGGCTCGGCGGCGGCCACGGCCCCGGCGAGCGCGATCGCGAAACGCTCGCGCGGCTCGAGGCGGCCGGCGTCGCGATCGTGTTCGTCGACTTCCGGCACGACCCGCTCGCCAACACGCCGCGCAGCATCGCGCTGCTCGGCCAGATACTCGGCTCGCCGCAGCGCGCGGCGGAATTCAATGCGTACTGGCAGCAGCAGCTCGACCTCGTCCGCACACGGCTCGCGACCGCGCGCCCGGCCGCGCCGAGCGTGTTCCTCGAAAGCCGCGTCGGCCTGTCGGGCGACTGCTGCGACACGATGACCGGCATGATGGGCCACCTGCTCGACGCCGCCGGCGGCAACAACGTCGCGACAGGCCGCGTGCCCGGCGAGCACGGCACGCTGAACCCCGAATACGTGCTGAGCCGCCAGCCCGATTTCTACATCGGCACCGCGATCGGCTCGCTCCAGACGCTGCAAAGCGCGCCGCAACGCATCGCGCTCGGCGCCGGCGTGCCGCGCGACGCCGCCGTCCGCTCGCTCGACCGGTCGCTGAAGCGGCCGCAGCTCGCGCCGCTGCGTGCGGTCCGCGAGCGGCGCGCGTATGCGATCTGGCATCACTTCTACAATTCGCCGTTCAACGTCGTCGCCGTGCAGGCGATGGCCAAGTGGCTGCATCCGGCGCTGTTCGCCGATCTCGATCCGCGCACCACGTTCGACACGATGGTGCGACGCTTCCAGCCCATTCCGCTGCAAGGCGAATACTGGGTGCAGGAAGGATCCTGA
- a CDS encoding DUF2501 domain-containing protein, with translation MNARLYRATVAGALIGLLAPFSVAHAQLGDVLKQVGGGDSGGSAGGALGNLGGLGGALTGGGGSSLMPGSTGNVAGLLQFCIQNNYLGGASGGASSVKDALLGKLGGNASSDSGYTSGASGILDAGNGSKLDLSGGGLKQQLTRQICDKVLTQGKSLL, from the coding sequence ATGAATGCACGTCTATACCGCGCGACCGTTGCCGGCGCGCTGATCGGATTGCTCGCGCCGTTTTCGGTGGCCCATGCGCAGCTTGGCGACGTCCTGAAGCAGGTCGGCGGCGGCGATTCGGGCGGCAGCGCGGGCGGTGCGCTCGGCAACCTCGGCGGTCTCGGCGGCGCATTGACGGGCGGCGGCGGTTCGTCGCTGATGCCGGGCAGCACCGGCAACGTCGCGGGCCTGCTGCAGTTCTGCATCCAGAACAACTATCTCGGCGGGGCGTCCGGCGGCGCGTCGTCGGTGAAGGACGCGCTGCTCGGCAAACTCGGCGGCAATGCGTCGTCCGACAGCGGCTACACCAGCGGCGCGAGCGGGATCCTCGACGCCGGCAACGGCAGCAAGCTCGACCTGAGCGGCGGCGGCCTGAAGCAGCAGCTGACCAGGCAGATCTGCGACAAGGTACTGACGCAAGGGAAATCGCTGCTGTAA
- a CDS encoding condensation domain-containing protein, with translation MKNESLPIRATAAQYGIWVAQQVDSDDPGYLTAETVELDGALDVAALTDSVEAVLDHADALHMRFAWQDDALWQARRTPRTRLPLVDLSAQADPVQAAHAWMKASLSICCDVTDDPLYRTALLRLSPTRHWWYLQVHHIALDGFGYGLLQQAVAVRYNARVGGGPLPALPDWRIDRVVEADARYRADGGFDADRAFWRAHLRDVPGRAQVRAILERRDARRIVVVVGPCSFTDPCIDWEATEDALLRARRLLTGDRVHSR, from the coding sequence ATGAAAAACGAATCCCTGCCGATCCGCGCGACTGCCGCGCAATACGGCATCTGGGTCGCGCAACAGGTCGACTCCGACGATCCGGGCTATCTGACGGCCGAGACCGTCGAGCTCGACGGCGCGCTCGACGTCGCCGCGCTGACCGACAGCGTCGAAGCCGTGCTCGATCACGCCGACGCGCTGCACATGCGGTTCGCGTGGCAGGACGATGCGCTGTGGCAGGCGCGCCGGACGCCGCGCACGCGGCTGCCGCTCGTCGACCTGTCGGCGCAAGCCGATCCCGTGCAGGCGGCGCACGCGTGGATGAAGGCGTCGCTGTCGATCTGCTGCGACGTGACGGACGATCCGCTGTACCGCACCGCGCTGCTGCGGCTGTCGCCGACCCGGCACTGGTGGTATCTGCAGGTGCATCACATCGCGCTCGACGGCTTCGGCTACGGGCTGCTGCAGCAGGCCGTGGCCGTCCGCTACAACGCGCGCGTCGGCGGCGGGCCGCTGCCGGCGCTGCCCGACTGGCGGATCGATCGCGTGGTGGAGGCCGACGCGCGTTATCGCGCCGACGGCGGCTTCGATGCCGATCGCGCGTTCTGGCGTGCGCATCTGCGCGACGTGCCGGGACGCGCGCAGGTGCGCGCGATTCTCGAACGGCGCGACGCGCGCCGGATCGTCGTCGTCGTCGGCCCGTGCTCGTTCACCGATCCATGCATCGACTGGGAGGCGACCGAGGACGCGCTGCTGCGCGCCCGCCGCCTGCTGACCGGCGACCGCGTCCATTCGCGCTGA
- a CDS encoding DUF2218 domain-containing protein, translated as MTARPAMPDARPASFVSTAEVSVPQADRVLFKLCKHYAIKVPVVFDEHRATVDFPYGVCRMLRTDDVLQLRCEADSSEQLEQIQYVMDEHLGLMSRNRTLVVAWERGA; from the coding sequence ATGACGGCGCGTCCGGCGATGCCCGATGCCCGTCCGGCGTCGTTCGTCAGCACGGCGGAGGTGTCGGTGCCGCAGGCCGACCGCGTGCTGTTCAAGCTGTGCAAGCACTACGCGATCAAGGTGCCCGTCGTGTTCGACGAACATCGCGCGACCGTCGATTTCCCGTACGGCGTCTGCCGGATGCTGCGCACCGACGACGTGCTGCAGTTGCGCTGCGAAGCCGATTCTTCGGAGCAGCTCGAGCAGATCCAGTACGTGATGGACGAGCACCTGGGGCTGATGTCACGCAACCGGACGCTGGTGGTCGCATGGGAGCGGGGCGCGTGA